One stretch of Desulfocurvus vexinensis DSM 17965 DNA includes these proteins:
- a CDS encoding CoB--CoM heterodisulfide reductase iron-sulfur subunit A family protein gives MPNRIGVYVCHCGTNIAGKVDSQGVAEFASSLPGVVVSRDYKFMCSDPGQDMIIEDIKNHGVNRVVVASCSPRLHEKTFQKACARAGLNPFHFQMTCIREHVSWVTRDPVEATRKAKHLVAAAVARVHWHEDLYSRKERVHPDVMVVGGGIAGIQAALDVARSGHRVHLVERAPSIGGHMAQFDKTFPTLDCAACISTPKMVAVAQDPNIHLLTWSEVTKVEGFVGNYTVTVHKKPRYVDEERCTGCGMCLEKCPTKVVSEFEEGLTTRRAIYRNSPQSVPSFPVIDPDHCRTLTGKKCGACQKICPSGAIDYEQTAQDFELEVGSIILATGFDTLDPTPMAQYGYGRYPEVYTSLQFERMNNAVGPTGGRILMKNGQPPQSVAILHCIGSRDVNYHEYCSRVCCMYALKYDHLIKDKVGHKAKVYNFYIDLRCFGKGYEEFLRRVQEEDVTFIRGRPAEVVQEDGKLVVVAEDTLSATPVRVPVDMVVLCTAMQPRADAGETARVFGISQGQDGFFLEEHPKLGPVSTATDGIFLAGTCQAPRDIPDAVAHASGAAAQALAMAARGTVEISPTVSSIDPDICTGCRACVGLCAYSAIEFDARRGVAVVNEAMCKGCGSCAGHCPSGAARVRHFNGRQVFAELEGLLDALPPAPAAQTQASPETPAAKA, from the coding sequence ATGCCGAACCGCATCGGCGTCTATGTCTGCCATTGCGGCACCAACATCGCGGGCAAGGTGGATTCGCAGGGAGTGGCCGAGTTCGCCAGCAGCCTGCCGGGCGTGGTGGTCTCGCGCGACTACAAGTTCATGTGCTCCGACCCCGGGCAGGACATGATCATCGAGGACATCAAGAACCACGGGGTCAACCGCGTGGTGGTGGCCTCCTGCTCGCCCCGGCTGCACGAGAAGACCTTCCAGAAGGCCTGCGCGCGGGCCGGGCTCAACCCCTTCCATTTCCAGATGACCTGCATCCGCGAGCACGTCTCGTGGGTCACCCGCGACCCGGTGGAGGCCACGCGCAAGGCCAAGCACCTGGTGGCCGCCGCCGTGGCCCGCGTGCACTGGCACGAGGACCTCTACTCGCGCAAGGAGCGCGTGCATCCCGACGTGATGGTCGTGGGCGGGGGCATCGCGGGCATCCAGGCCGCCCTGGACGTGGCCCGCTCGGGCCACCGGGTGCACCTGGTGGAACGCGCGCCCTCCATCGGCGGGCACATGGCCCAGTTCGACAAGACCTTCCCGACCCTGGACTGCGCGGCCTGCATCTCCACGCCCAAGATGGTCGCCGTGGCCCAGGACCCCAACATCCACCTGCTGACCTGGTCGGAGGTGACCAAGGTCGAGGGCTTCGTGGGCAACTACACCGTCACCGTGCACAAGAAGCCCCGCTACGTGGACGAGGAGCGCTGCACCGGCTGCGGGATGTGCCTGGAAAAGTGCCCGACCAAGGTCGTCTCGGAGTTCGAGGAAGGCCTGACCACGCGCCGGGCCATCTACCGCAATTCGCCCCAGAGCGTGCCGAGCTTCCCGGTCATCGACCCCGACCACTGCCGCACGCTGACCGGCAAGAAGTGTGGCGCCTGCCAGAAGATCTGCCCCTCGGGGGCCATCGACTACGAGCAGACCGCCCAGGACTTCGAGCTGGAGGTCGGCTCCATCATCCTGGCCACGGGCTTCGACACCCTGGACCCCACGCCCATGGCGCAATACGGCTACGGGCGCTACCCCGAGGTCTACACGTCGCTGCAATTCGAGCGCATGAACAACGCCGTCGGCCCAACCGGCGGGCGCATCCTGATGAAGAACGGCCAGCCGCCGCAGAGCGTGGCCATCCTGCACTGCATCGGCAGCCGCGACGTGAACTATCATGAATACTGCTCGCGCGTGTGCTGCATGTACGCCCTCAAGTACGACCACCTCATCAAGGACAAGGTCGGCCACAAGGCCAAGGTCTACAATTTCTACATCGACCTGCGCTGCTTCGGAAAGGGCTACGAGGAATTCCTGCGCCGCGTGCAGGAGGAGGACGTGACCTTCATCCGGGGCCGCCCGGCGGAGGTCGTCCAGGAAGACGGCAAGCTGGTGGTGGTCGCCGAGGACACGCTCTCGGCCACGCCGGTCCGCGTGCCGGTGGACATGGTGGTGCTCTGCACGGCCATGCAACCGCGCGCCGACGCTGGCGAAACCGCGCGCGTCTTCGGCATCAGCCAGGGCCAGGACGGCTTCTTCCTGGAGGAGCACCCCAAGCTCGGCCCGGTGTCCACGGCCACCGACGGCATCTTCCTGGCCGGAACGTGCCAGGCCCCACGCGACATCCCCGACGCCGTGGCCCACGCCTCGGGCGCGGCGGCCCAGGCCCTGGCCATGGCCGCGCGCGGCACGGTGGAAATCTCGCCCACCGTCTCCAGCATCGACCCCGATATCTGCACCGGCTGCCGCGCCTGCGTCGGGCTGTGCGCCTACTCGGCCATCGAGTTCGACGCCCGCCGGGGCGTGGCCGTGGTCAACGAGGCCATGTGCAAGGGCTGCGGCAGCTGCGCCGGGCACTGCCCCAGCGGCGCGGCGCGGGTCCGGCACTTCAATGGCCGCCAGGTCTTCGCCGAGCTGGAAGGCCTGCTGGACGCCCTGCCCCCGGCCCCCGCAGCCCAGACGCAGGCCAGCCCTGAAACCCCCGCCGCAAAGGCGTAG
- a CDS encoding hydrogenase iron-sulfur subunit, which yields MSQFEPTIVAFVCNWCTYTAADLAGTSRMIQPSNVKLIRMMCTGMVDPKYIIRALLSGADAVLVSGCHPGDCHYINGNYKARRRVKLLQEMLAQFGIDQRRLKLTWIGASEGNDFARTVAELVEEIRALGPSEARAVPAL from the coding sequence ATGAGCCAATTCGAACCGACCATCGTGGCCTTCGTGTGCAACTGGTGCACCTACACCGCCGCCGACCTGGCGGGCACCTCGCGCATGATCCAGCCGTCCAACGTCAAGCTCATCCGCATGATGTGCACCGGCATGGTCGATCCCAAGTACATCATCCGCGCCCTGCTTTCCGGGGCCGATGCGGTGCTCGTCAGCGGCTGCCACCCTGGCGACTGCCACTACATCAACGGCAACTACAAGGCCCGCAGGCGAGTCAAGCTGCTCCAGGAGATGCTGGCGCAGTTCGGCATCGACCAGCGCCGCCTGAAGCTGACCTGGATCGGCGCCAGCGAAGGCAACGACTTCGCGCGCACCGTGGCCGAACTGGTGGAGGAGATCCGCGCCCTGGGGCCCAGCGAGGCCCGCGCGGTACCGGCCCTGTAA
- a CDS encoding FAD-dependent oxidoreductase, protein MKRKHYAALVVGAGIAGIRSALDLAESGLKVALIDRRPNIGGILAQLDHQFPTDACGMCKMLPLTSRDSSSQFCMRKGLFHKNIDILLHTELAALEGDPGKFHATLRQRSTFVDPARCISCGECARVCPVHVPSEYNSGLSSRGAIYMPVPHAIPNHYVVDLDRCTRCWSCFEACPTDAIDFKYAERKDFRVVAALPDEAARTNLAAWLADQNFPLALAESGAAAQQALEQERTALLLLDLAVADVDPEKVMRRGLELYPDLHVILVAGPDDQDRAEALVQAGARQWLARPLERTVVRWLDHYYIRAVSDAAHELEVGAVVLACGFDCYDPAQAGQLWGYGSVPGVVTALEFERMCSGTGPTGGRLLRPDGRPARNVAWLQCVGSRDPAHGADYCSGICCMFAIKEARLARRIDPDARATIFAMDVRTYGKDFQRYRDEAEARDGVRFVRTRIHSIEPDPEADGVPITWMDDDGTLCREVFDLAVLATGARPPAGSDRLAEAAGIALDANGFAAAPPLQPARTSRLGVYAAGAFNEPRDIAESVIQAGAAALNAARTFKVHSPPREEEPGPAPEYRDVTREAPRTLVVLCDSCPTLETKVDMDTLAARLAGLSTVVRVARIQGACSAPGWQAVQELAAELRPNRILVGACMPYAYVPRLRELGAQIGLDPAFMDVTDIYTPTFPGAMEPGPALETEVYTALAMAAVKLAGAEPSPVLGRLPVTPRALVVGGGLAGMTAAMALADMGHDVCLSEKAARLGGMAAAHHTLLGGGDPRRAMEDLAEQVMRHPNIKVFTQSRIMLSMGRAGRFMTALATAEGPAITVEHGATIIATGGHEVVPDSYGYRVHKTVLRQSELEARLADGSLDTGALTGVAMIQCVESREEPRNYCSRICCAAALKNALTLKERNRDLPVYVFYRDIMSYGFSERFYTEARARGVLFIRYAPTDKPRVTFGQDHRPTIAATDPVLGRELRVTVDLLALSVGLEPGDNEELAEVFSLQTGPDGFFREAESKWRPVEFLRQGIFVCGVAHSPRNMNETIASAEAAAQKAARILAHKDVVGGRVTAQVRHSLCSLCGRCVSACAYGARRIDLERGRVEIDELLCQGCGSCAAVCPNSASVLAGFKDGQVLSVIDAALAETPQPTEATP, encoded by the coding sequence ATGAAGAGGAAGCACTACGCGGCGCTGGTGGTGGGCGCGGGCATAGCGGGCATCCGCTCGGCCCTGGACCTGGCCGAATCCGGCCTCAAGGTCGCGCTCATCGACAGGCGGCCCAACATCGGCGGCATCCTGGCCCAGCTCGACCACCAGTTCCCCACCGACGCCTGCGGCATGTGCAAGATGCTCCCGCTGACCAGCCGCGACTCCTCCAGCCAGTTCTGCATGCGCAAGGGCCTGTTCCACAAGAACATCGACATCCTGCTGCACACCGAGCTGGCCGCCCTGGAAGGCGACCCGGGCAAGTTCCACGCCACCTTGCGCCAGCGGTCCACCTTCGTGGACCCCGCCCGCTGCATCAGCTGCGGCGAGTGCGCCCGGGTCTGCCCGGTGCATGTGCCCAGCGAGTACAACTCCGGGCTGTCCTCGCGCGGGGCCATCTACATGCCCGTGCCCCACGCCATCCCCAACCACTACGTGGTGGACCTGGACCGCTGCACGCGCTGCTGGTCGTGCTTCGAGGCCTGCCCCACCGACGCCATCGACTTCAAGTACGCCGAACGCAAGGATTTCCGCGTGGTGGCGGCCCTGCCTGACGAGGCCGCGCGCACCAATCTGGCCGCCTGGCTGGCGGACCAGAACTTCCCCCTGGCCCTGGCCGAAAGCGGCGCCGCGGCCCAGCAGGCCCTGGAGCAGGAACGCACGGCGCTGCTGCTGCTGGACCTGGCCGTGGCGGACGTGGACCCGGAAAAGGTCATGCGCCGTGGCCTGGAGCTGTATCCCGACCTGCACGTGATCCTCGTGGCCGGGCCGGACGACCAGGACCGCGCCGAGGCCCTCGTCCAGGCCGGGGCCCGCCAGTGGCTGGCCCGGCCCCTGGAGCGCACCGTGGTGCGCTGGCTCGACCACTACTACATCCGCGCCGTGTCCGACGCGGCCCACGAGCTGGAGGTCGGCGCGGTGGTGCTGGCCTGCGGGTTCGACTGCTACGACCCCGCCCAGGCCGGGCAGCTCTGGGGCTATGGCTCCGTGCCCGGCGTGGTCACGGCCCTGGAATTCGAGCGCATGTGCTCGGGCACCGGGCCCACCGGCGGCCGCCTGCTGCGCCCCGACGGGCGCCCGGCCCGGAACGTGGCCTGGCTGCAATGCGTGGGCTCGCGCGACCCGGCCCACGGCGCGGACTACTGCTCGGGCATCTGCTGCATGTTCGCCATCAAGGAGGCCCGCCTGGCGCGCAGGATCGACCCCGACGCGCGGGCGACCATCTTCGCCATGGACGTGCGCACCTACGGCAAGGATTTCCAGCGCTACCGCGACGAGGCCGAGGCCCGCGACGGGGTGCGCTTCGTGCGCACGCGCATCCACTCCATCGAGCCCGACCCCGAGGCCGACGGCGTGCCCATCACCTGGATGGACGACGACGGCACCCTGTGCCGCGAGGTCTTCGACCTGGCCGTGCTGGCCACGGGCGCGCGCCCGCCTGCGGGCAGCGACCGGCTGGCCGAGGCCGCGGGCATCGCCCTGGACGCCAACGGCTTCGCCGCCGCCCCGCCCCTGCAGCCCGCGCGCACCTCGCGCCTGGGCGTGTACGCCGCCGGGGCCTTCAACGAGCCGCGCGACATCGCCGAGTCGGTCATCCAGGCCGGAGCGGCGGCCCTCAACGCCGCACGCACCTTCAAGGTCCACTCCCCGCCGCGCGAGGAGGAGCCCGGGCCCGCCCCCGAATACCGCGACGTGACCCGCGAGGCCCCGCGCACCCTGGTCGTGCTGTGCGACTCGTGCCCGACCCTGGAGACCAAGGTGGACATGGACACCCTGGCCGCACGCCTGGCCGGGCTGTCCACGGTGGTCCGCGTGGCGCGCATCCAGGGCGCCTGCTCCGCCCCGGGCTGGCAGGCCGTGCAGGAGCTGGCCGCGGAGCTGCGGCCCAACCGCATCCTCGTCGGCGCCTGCATGCCCTACGCCTACGTGCCCCGGCTGCGCGAGCTGGGCGCGCAGATCGGCCTGGACCCGGCCTTCATGGACGTGACCGACATCTACACCCCGACCTTCCCCGGGGCCATGGAGCCGGGCCCGGCCCTGGAAACCGAAGTCTACACCGCCCTGGCCATGGCCGCCGTGAAGCTGGCCGGGGCCGAGCCCTCGCCCGTGCTGGGCCGGCTGCCCGTGACCCCGCGCGCGCTGGTTGTCGGCGGCGGGCTGGCGGGCATGACCGCCGCCATGGCCCTGGCCGACATGGGCCACGACGTGTGCCTGAGCGAGAAGGCCGCGCGCCTGGGCGGCATGGCCGCCGCGCACCACACCCTGCTGGGCGGCGGCGACCCGCGCCGGGCCATGGAGGACCTGGCCGAGCAGGTCATGCGCCACCCCAACATCAAGGTCTTCACCCAGTCGCGGATCATGCTCTCCATGGGCCGCGCCGGGCGCTTCATGACCGCCCTGGCCACCGCCGAGGGCCCGGCCATCACCGTGGAGCACGGGGCGACCATCATCGCCACCGGCGGCCACGAGGTGGTGCCCGACTCCTACGGCTACCGCGTGCACAAGACCGTGCTGCGCCAAAGCGAGCTGGAAGCCCGCCTGGCCGACGGCTCCCTGGACACCGGCGCGCTGACCGGCGTGGCCATGATCCAGTGCGTGGAGTCGCGCGAGGAGCCGCGCAACTACTGCTCGCGCATCTGCTGCGCCGCGGCCCTGAAGAACGCCCTGACCCTCAAGGAGCGCAACCGCGACCTGCCGGTCTACGTGTTCTACCGCGACATCATGAGCTACGGCTTCAGCGAGCGCTTCTACACCGAGGCCCGGGCCAGGGGCGTGCTGTTCATCCGCTACGCCCCCACCGACAAGCCGCGCGTGACCTTCGGCCAGGACCACAGGCCGACCATCGCCGCCACCGACCCCGTGCTGGGCCGCGAGCTGCGCGTGACCGTGGACCTGCTGGCCCTGTCCGTGGGCCTGGAGCCCGGCGACAACGAGGAGCTGGCCGAGGTCTTCAGCCTGCAGACCGGGCCCGACGGGTTCTTCCGCGAGGCCGAGAGCAAGTGGCGGCCCGTGGAGTTCCTGCGCCAGGGCATCTTCGTCTGCGGGGTGGCCCACAGCCCGCGCAACATGAACGAGACCATCGCCTCCGCCGAGGCCGCCGCGCAGAAGGCGGCGCGCATCCTGGCCCACAAGGACGTGGTCGGCGGGCGCGTCACGGCCCAGGTGCGCCACAGCCTGTGCTCGCTGTGCGGGCGCTGCGTGTCGGCCTGCGCCTACGGCGCCCGGCGCATCGACCTGGAGCGCGGGCGCGTGGAGATCGACGAACTGCTCTGCCAGGGCTGCGGCTCCTGCGCCGCCGTGTGCCCCAACAGCGCCAGCGTGCTGGCGGGCTTCAAGGACGGGCAGGTCCTGTCCGTCATCGACGCCGCCCTGGCCGAAACCCCGCAGCCCACGGAGGCCACGCCATGA
- a CDS encoding sigma-54-dependent transcriptional regulator: MAEILIVDDDPMLCTALAEVLRALGHAPDSARTLARGLEMAEAGNYEVVILDVRLPDGDGLEALPRLRAAPGAPEVIILTGAGDADGAELAIRGGAWSYITKPPTLASIRQPVERAVAYRRTREASGPVPPLKDTGILSASRAMAACLERAARAARTDAGVLLIGATGTGKELFARAIHANSARGKGPFVVVDCAAIPEHLAESTLFGHERGAFTGAERRHEGLIRQADGGTLFLDEVGELPLVIQKALLRVLQERRFLPVGGSALVESDFRLVAATNRDLEAMTRQGEFREDLLFRLRTITIDLPPLCRREGDAVLLAGCFLERFCRRLGIVVKGMATDFVDAVGRYRWPGNVRELMGAVENALASAEGEPNLLARHLPTNIRAALARATLDEGAPAPAGGTPGLGEAQLPPLAAFRQARVDEAERFYLEELLRVTGGEVPRACAVSGLSRARLYALLKRHGLRRRPG, encoded by the coding sequence ATGGCTGAGATCCTCATCGTGGACGACGACCCCATGCTCTGCACGGCCCTGGCCGAAGTGCTGCGCGCCCTGGGGCACGCCCCCGACAGCGCGCGGACCCTGGCCCGGGGGCTGGAAATGGCCGAGGCCGGGAACTACGAGGTGGTCATCCTCGACGTGCGCCTGCCCGACGGCGACGGGCTGGAGGCCCTGCCGCGCCTGCGCGCCGCGCCCGGGGCCCCGGAGGTCATCATCCTCACCGGGGCGGGCGACGCCGACGGCGCCGAGCTGGCCATCCGCGGCGGCGCCTGGAGCTACATCACCAAGCCCCCGACCCTGGCCAGCATCCGCCAGCCCGTGGAACGCGCCGTGGCCTACCGGCGCACCCGCGAGGCCTCGGGGCCCGTGCCGCCCCTCAAGGACACGGGCATCCTTTCCGCCAGCCGGGCCATGGCCGCCTGCCTGGAGCGCGCCGCCCGCGCCGCGCGCACCGACGCCGGGGTGCTGCTCATCGGCGCCACGGGCACGGGCAAGGAGCTCTTCGCCCGGGCCATCCACGCCAACAGCGCGCGCGGCAAAGGGCCTTTCGTGGTCGTGGACTGCGCGGCCATCCCCGAGCACCTGGCGGAATCCACCCTGTTCGGCCACGAGCGCGGGGCCTTCACCGGCGCCGAGCGCAGGCACGAGGGGCTCATCCGCCAGGCCGACGGGGGCACGCTGTTCCTGGACGAGGTGGGCGAGCTGCCGCTGGTGATCCAGAAGGCGCTGTTGCGGGTGCTCCAGGAGCGGCGCTTTCTGCCCGTGGGCGGCTCGGCCCTGGTGGAGAGCGACTTCCGGCTGGTGGCGGCCACCAACCGCGACCTGGAGGCCATGACGCGCCAGGGCGAGTTCCGCGAGGATCTGCTCTTCCGGCTGCGGACCATCACCATCGACCTGCCGCCCCTGTGCAGGCGCGAGGGCGATGCCGTGCTGCTGGCCGGGTGCTTCCTGGAGCGCTTCTGCCGCCGCCTGGGCATCGTGGTCAAGGGCATGGCCACGGACTTCGTGGACGCCGTGGGCCGCTACCGCTGGCCGGGCAACGTGCGCGAGCTGATGGGCGCGGTGGAGAACGCCCTGGCCTCGGCGGAGGGCGAACCCAACCTGCTGGCCCGCCACCTGCCGACCAACATCCGCGCCGCCCTGGCCCGGGCCACGCTGGACGAGGGCGCCCCGGCCCCGGCGGGCGGCACTCCGGGCCTGGGCGAAGCGCAGCTGCCGCCCCTGGCGGCCTTCCGCCAGGCCCGGGTGGACGAGGCCGAACGCTTCTACCTGGAGGAATTGCTGCGCGTCACCGGCGGGGAGGTGCCCCGGGCCTGCGCGGTGTCGGGCCTGTCGCGGGCCCGGCTCTACGCGCTGCTCAAGCGGCACGGGCTGCGTCGTCGGCCGGGTTGA
- a CDS encoding 4Fe-4S dicluster domain-containing protein, protein MATIARIDIGEGGPVRAVQGFLKTLLASGGVDAVLTPAHLAPGGTVMPVLINDPKALDRADPLSPAFPLNAARLVSRLTRGSTSGRHVAAVLRPCEIRAFIELVKLNQGGLDNVLLVGVDCPGAMTNADFRAFGLEGDPLERSAEFLHAAARGEARPGGQALAGACRVCEHPAPDGADIILGLHGADLDQAIPVLGNTARGEGVLARLGLPDAPGAPGRREAVEALTARRSAARDAMFEATRERTASLAGLAEYLSGCVNCYNCRVACPVCYCKECVFLTDVFDYKPDQYLGWAHKRGAVKLPTDTVFFHLTRLAHMSTACVGCGQCSNACPNDVPVMELFRTVAERTQRAFGYQPGRSPDEAPPMTVFREDEFSEMTGEAH, encoded by the coding sequence ATGGCTACCATCGCACGCATCGACATCGGCGAGGGCGGACCCGTGCGCGCCGTGCAGGGTTTCCTGAAGACCCTGCTGGCCAGCGGCGGCGTGGACGCCGTGCTGACCCCGGCCCACCTGGCCCCGGGGGGCACGGTCATGCCGGTCCTGATCAACGACCCCAAGGCCCTGGACCGGGCCGACCCGCTGTCCCCGGCCTTTCCGCTCAACGCGGCGCGCCTGGTGTCGCGGCTCACGCGCGGCTCCACCTCGGGCCGCCACGTGGCCGCCGTGCTGCGGCCCTGCGAAATCCGCGCCTTCATCGAGCTGGTCAAGCTCAACCAGGGCGGGCTGGACAACGTGCTCCTGGTGGGCGTGGACTGCCCCGGGGCCATGACCAACGCCGACTTCCGGGCCTTCGGCCTGGAGGGCGACCCCCTGGAACGCAGCGCCGAATTCCTGCACGCGGCGGCCAGGGGCGAGGCCCGGCCCGGCGGCCAGGCCCTGGCCGGGGCCTGCCGCGTGTGCGAGCATCCGGCCCCCGACGGCGCGGACATCATCCTCGGCCTGCACGGCGCCGACCTGGACCAGGCCATCCCCGTGCTGGGCAACACAGCGCGCGGCGAGGGCGTGCTGGCCCGCCTGGGCCTGCCCGACGCCCCCGGCGCCCCGGGCCGCCGCGAGGCCGTGGAGGCCCTGACCGCCCGGCGCAGCGCCGCGCGCGACGCCATGTTCGAGGCCACGCGCGAGCGCACGGCCTCCCTGGCCGGGCTGGCCGAATACCTTTCGGGCTGCGTGAACTGCTACAACTGCCGCGTGGCCTGCCCGGTCTGCTACTGCAAGGAGTGCGTGTTCCTGACCGACGTGTTCGACTACAAGCCCGACCAGTACCTGGGCTGGGCCCACAAGCGCGGGGCCGTCAAGCTGCCCACCGACACGGTGTTCTTCCACCTCACGCGGCTGGCGCATATGAGCACGGCCTGCGTGGGCTGCGGGCAGTGCTCCAACGCCTGCCCCAACGATGTGCCGGTGATGGAACTGTTCCGCACCGTGGCCGAGCGGACCCAGCGGGCCTTCGGCTACCAGCCGGGCCGCAGCCCCGACGAGGCGCCGCCCATGACCGTGTTCCGCGAGGACGAGTTCAGCGAGATGACGGGCGAGGCGCACTAG
- a CDS encoding hybrid sensor histidine kinase/response regulator → MQDATRLAPDWFLPADGAAAVPTLDPASNYAMLIRPDGTVLAADEALASRLGLAHGELVGRCIFDLFAPGAATLRRTVAEDVARLGLPRSYQDRSSSGHVLDVLVQPVLGADGAVQALAVFVCDVTGHWKLAHDRVRLSAALEQAVEAVILIENDFTIGYVNQAFEAMTGYPHSEVRGRPVAMLYQGAHQQAAYAEIRAALDEGDAWTGRTFHTVKDGRMIRVEKTVSPIRGRGGVVLGFVSVWRDVTRVAELERQLRQAQKMEAIATLAGGIAHDFNNILGPIILHAELGLARLPEGDPVRAGLGEILGAAHRAGALVGQILSLSRRGEAEEPSVFSLAGILRECEKFLRPSLPATIDIVLDLRTPDDAVLADPTHIHQVVMNLATNAAYAMRRAGGTLTLALEAADRGAPCRAMFPDAELERAVLLTVRDTGEGIPPERLERIFDPFFTTRQRGGTGLGLTVVHGIVVGRLGGAVHVRSSPGAGAAFHVLLPRHEGRRDEAPAGGPGALADGGGQLVLLVEDEAPLRQSTAMVLQGLGYRVAACAGPAEALERFEAGGEGFALVLADVTMPGMTGTALVRRLRQRRPDIPALLVSGYSEIVTPELLRELGADYLRKPFTTRSLGAAVRRALGRTRREGGGHG, encoded by the coding sequence ATGCAGGACGCGACACGCCTGGCCCCGGACTGGTTCCTGCCAGCCGACGGCGCTGCGGCGGTGCCCACACTGGACCCGGCCTCCAACTACGCCATGCTCATCCGCCCCGACGGCACCGTGCTGGCCGCCGACGAGGCCCTGGCCTCGCGGCTGGGGCTGGCCCACGGCGAGCTGGTGGGCCGCTGCATCTTCGACCTGTTCGCGCCCGGCGCGGCGACCCTGCGCCGGACCGTGGCCGAGGACGTGGCCCGCCTCGGGCTGCCGCGTTCCTACCAGGACAGGTCGTCCTCGGGGCATGTGCTCGACGTGCTGGTGCAGCCGGTGCTGGGCGCGGACGGGGCCGTGCAGGCCCTGGCGGTGTTCGTGTGCGACGTGACCGGGCACTGGAAGCTGGCCCACGACCGCGTGCGCCTGTCCGCCGCCCTGGAGCAGGCCGTGGAGGCCGTGATCCTCATCGAGAACGACTTCACCATCGGCTACGTGAACCAGGCCTTCGAGGCCATGACCGGCTACCCGCACAGCGAGGTGCGCGGCAGGCCCGTGGCCATGCTCTACCAGGGGGCGCACCAGCAGGCGGCCTACGCCGAGATCCGCGCCGCCCTGGACGAGGGCGACGCCTGGACCGGGCGGACCTTCCACACCGTCAAGGACGGGCGGATGATCCGCGTGGAGAAGACCGTCTCGCCCATCCGGGGCCGGGGCGGGGTGGTGCTGGGCTTCGTCAGCGTCTGGCGCGACGTGACCCGCGTGGCCGAGCTGGAGCGCCAGCTCCGCCAGGCCCAGAAGATGGAGGCCATCGCCACCCTGGCCGGAGGCATTGCCCACGATTTCAACAACATCCTGGGGCCGATCATCCTGCACGCCGAGCTGGGCCTGGCCCGGCTGCCCGAGGGCGACCCCGTGCGCGCCGGGCTGGGCGAGATCCTGGGCGCGGCCCACCGCGCCGGGGCCCTGGTGGGGCAGATCCTGTCGCTGTCGCGCCGGGGCGAGGCCGAGGAGCCCAGCGTGTTCAGCCTCGCGGGCATCCTGCGCGAGTGCGAGAAATTCCTGCGGCCCTCGCTGCCCGCGACCATCGACATCGTGCTCGACCTGCGCACGCCCGACGACGCCGTGCTGGCCGACCCGACCCATATCCACCAGGTGGTCATGAACCTGGCCACCAACGCGGCCTACGCCATGCGCCGCGCCGGAGGCACCCTGACCCTGGCCCTGGAGGCCGCCGACCGGGGCGCGCCGTGCCGGGCCATGTTTCCCGACGCGGAGCTGGAGCGCGCGGTGCTGCTCACCGTGCGCGACACCGGCGAGGGCATCCCCCCCGAGCGCCTGGAGCGCATCTTCGACCCTTTTTTCACCACGCGCCAGCGCGGCGGCACGGGCCTGGGGCTGACGGTGGTCCACGGCATCGTCGTCGGGCGGCTGGGCGGGGCCGTGCATGTGCGCAGCAGCCCCGGGGCCGGGGCGGCATTCCACGTGCTGCTGCCGCGCCACGAAGGCCGCCGGGACGAGGCTCCCGCCGGGGGCCCCGGAGCCCTGGCGGACGGCGGCGGCCAGCTGGTCCTGCTGGTGGAGGACGAGGCGCCCCTGCGCCAGAGCACGGCCATGGTGCTCCAGGGCCTGGGCTACCGGGTGGCGGCCTGCGCCGGGCCCGCCGAGGCCCTGGAGCGCTTCGAGGCCGGGGGGGAGGGCTTCGCCCTGGTCCTGGCCGACGTGACCATGCCCGGCATGACCGGGACGGCCCTGGTCCGGCGCCTGCGCCAGCGGCGTCCGGACATCCCGGCGCTGCTTGTCTCGGGCTACAGCGAGATCGTGACCCCCGAGCTGCTGCGCGAGCTGGGCGCGGACTATCTGCGCAAGCCCTTCACCACCCGCAGCCTGGGCGCCGCCGTGCGCCGGGCCCTGGGCCGGACCCGGCGGGAGGGCGGCGGCCATGGCTGA